One genomic region from Thermoleptolyngbya sichuanensis A183 encodes:
- a CDS encoding TatA/E family twin arginine-targeting protein translocase — MNIFGIGLPEMAVIMILALLIFGPKKLPEIGRSLGKAIKGFQDASREFQEEFKKEAEQIEKTISQPMEAKLEPPAQKVLSATEKAEPTDAEVIAPVEEDAASPSQPS, encoded by the coding sequence GTGAACATCTTTGGGATTGGTCTGCCAGAAATGGCGGTGATTATGATTCTGGCGCTGCTGATCTTTGGCCCGAAAAAACTGCCAGAGATTGGGCGCAGCTTGGGCAAGGCGATCAAGGGCTTCCAGGATGCGTCTCGCGAGTTTCAGGAAGAGTTTAAGAAGGAAGCAGAGCAAATCGAGAAAACCATCAGCCAACCGATGGAAGCCAAGCTAGAGCCGCCCGCGCAAAAGGTTCTCTCGGCAACTGAGAAGGCTGAGCCGACGGATGCTGAAGTGATCGCGCCCGTCGAAGAAGATGCCGCCAGCCCTTCCCAACCCAGCTAG
- a CDS encoding PrsW family glutamic-type intramembrane protease — MTDFVPQVAYLRLCAPTDAAQADVAYPLPLTREVRLGRDPDCQIVVDSAAYSGVSRFHACIEATPDRVGWQLRDLESTNGTYLNGRLLHQAERLRAGDRLSLGQRGPQFVFELRPVQSADDASIPDARLIPTVSSDLQAEADVPDPPEDAGFADEGITVSQLFPILSTGTDLLQRAYLVPGIITVSFVVLLFIAVGNPPVFNVTLATYLAIAAYYVVYQLCGKPKPLWWLLGAALMMVVLLLSPVLNLFIYVFQDLLPGDIPARFSGNLLVLLGQMFIGAGLMEELLKAIPVLVACAVGLALRSPWRERLGVWEPLDGILLGTASAVGFTLLETLGQYVPSVIQNVNMQGGIGLGEVSGLQILIARVLGSIAGHIAYSGYLGYFIGLSMLKPDHRWRTLGTGYLTASVLHALWNVCGILNLSALAIVGSVSYAFLMAAILKARKLSPTRRENFATQLRRRG; from the coding sequence GTGACGGACTTTGTGCCCCAGGTCGCCTATCTGCGGCTATGTGCCCCGACGGACGCAGCTCAGGCAGATGTGGCATACCCCCTGCCGCTGACGCGAGAGGTGCGGCTGGGGCGCGATCCAGACTGCCAAATTGTGGTGGATTCGGCGGCCTACAGCGGGGTTTCCCGGTTTCATGCCTGTATCGAAGCCACGCCTGACCGAGTAGGCTGGCAACTCCGCGACCTGGAAAGCACGAACGGGACTTACCTGAATGGGCGACTCCTGCATCAGGCAGAGCGGTTGCGGGCGGGCGATCGCCTCTCCTTAGGCCAGCGCGGGCCGCAGTTTGTGTTTGAGCTGCGCCCGGTTCAGTCGGCAGATGATGCTTCGATCCCCGATGCCCGCCTGATTCCCACCGTGTCGAGCGACTTGCAGGCAGAGGCCGATGTGCCAGACCCGCCGGAAGATGCAGGGTTTGCTGATGAAGGCATCACCGTCAGTCAGTTGTTTCCCATTCTGTCCACGGGAACCGATCTGCTCCAGCGGGCTTACTTGGTGCCAGGAATCATCACCGTCAGCTTTGTGGTGCTGCTGTTTATTGCAGTAGGCAATCCGCCCGTGTTTAATGTCACACTGGCGACCTATCTGGCGATCGCCGCCTATTACGTGGTCTACCAGCTTTGCGGCAAGCCCAAACCCTTATGGTGGCTGTTGGGGGCGGCGCTGATGATGGTGGTGCTGCTGCTCAGCCCGGTGCTGAACCTGTTTATCTATGTGTTCCAAGACCTGTTGCCCGGAGACATTCCCGCCCGGTTTTCTGGCAATTTGCTGGTTTTGCTGGGGCAGATGTTCATCGGGGCAGGGCTGATGGAGGAACTGCTGAAGGCGATTCCGGTGCTGGTGGCCTGCGCGGTGGGTCTGGCGCTGCGATCGCCCTGGCGAGAGCGGTTGGGGGTCTGGGAACCGCTGGATGGTATCTTGCTGGGCACTGCTTCGGCCGTTGGCTTCACGCTGCTGGAAACGCTCGGACAATACGTGCCCAGCGTGATTCAGAACGTGAACATGCAGGGAGGCATCGGGCTGGGAGAAGTGTCGGGGCTGCAAATTTTGATTGCCCGCGTGCTGGGGTCAATCGCCGGACACATCGCCTATAGCGGTTATTTGGGCTATTTCATCGGCCTCAGCATGTTGAAGCCGGACCACCGCTGGCGGACTCTGGGAACGGGCTATCTGACGGCCTCTGTGCTGCACGCGCTATGGAACGTCTGCGGCATTTTGAACCTGTCGGCGCTGGCCATCGTCGGCAGCGTGTCCTATGCGTTTCTGATGGCAGCCATTCTTAAAGCCCGCAAACTCTCGCCCACGCGCCGTGAGAACTTTGCTACGCAACTGAGGCGGCGGGGGTAG
- a CDS encoding LPS biosynthesis glycosyltransferase, with protein MTRDVVSPVTQPLLLKDEIQQAFIIAYREETEPLEQALANEGWQVKLFRNERSPDSSYAAIYCCMMNHRRAWVQAAAEPRPTLIVEADFVPVVGMSSLPLPMDLSQPSTGLCWLYTCAAQIYSLSPDGFAEGFSTSLVAYVVTPAAARCLCGLADWVHEHHGTGYFNFDSEVDKYLRSHGFKNYISFRNYGEHGGIPNPEHRQHGISGIHRADVLAGPVAFRPLYAGTGHQWRSRYLWIRLNARLKGIGRLLLGRFLRPKILRKASAPRRMLQWAIARQLIRRL; from the coding sequence GAAGAGACTGAGCCGCTAGAGCAAGCGCTGGCAAATGAAGGCTGGCAGGTCAAGCTATTTCGCAATGAGCGATCGCCCGACTCTTCCTATGCCGCCATCTATTGCTGCATGATGAACCACCGTCGGGCATGGGTGCAGGCGGCGGCAGAACCCCGGCCGACCCTGATTGTCGAAGCGGATTTTGTGCCCGTGGTTGGGATGTCGTCTCTGCCGCTGCCGATGGATCTGTCTCAGCCTTCAACCGGACTCTGCTGGCTCTACACCTGCGCGGCACAGATCTATAGCCTCAGTCCTGATGGCTTTGCGGAAGGATTTTCGACCTCGCTGGTGGCCTACGTCGTCACGCCTGCTGCCGCCCGCTGCCTTTGTGGACTGGCTGACTGGGTGCATGAGCATCACGGCACGGGCTATTTCAATTTCGACTCCGAGGTGGATAAATACCTGCGATCGCACGGCTTCAAAAACTACATCAGCTTTCGCAACTACGGCGAACACGGCGGCATCCCCAACCCGGAGCATCGCCAGCATGGTATTAGCGGCATCCATCGCGCCGATGTGCTGGCTGGGCCCGTGGCCTTTCGCCCCCTCTACGCCGGAACCGGACACCAGTGGCGATCGCGCTATCTCTGGATTCGCCTCAACGCCCGCCTCAAAGGGATCGGGCGGCTTCTGCTGGGGCGTTTCCTCCGACCCAAGATCCTCCGCAAAGCCAGCGCCCCAAGACGAATGCTGCAATGGGCGATCGCCCGTCAACTCATCCGGCGGCTTTGA
- the def gene encoding peptide deformylase: MPSQTTSSIFVEKKKLSKPPLELHYLGDRVLRQPAKRITKVDDEVRQLARQMLQTMYSEDGIGLAAPQVGVHKQLIVIDIHLDEPKTPPLVLINPSITRQSSKTCVIQEGCLSIPGVFLDVTRPEEVEVSYKDEMGRPQKLVANDLLARVILHEMDHLNGVMFVDRVDNALALNQELSKNGFSVQAVKPVA; this comes from the coding sequence ATGCCTTCTCAAACCACCTCGTCTATTTTTGTCGAAAAGAAAAAGCTGTCGAAGCCGCCGCTGGAGCTACACTACCTGGGCGATCGCGTGCTGAGGCAGCCTGCCAAGCGCATTACCAAAGTGGACGACGAGGTGCGCCAACTGGCGCGGCAAATGCTGCAAACCATGTATAGCGAAGACGGCATTGGGCTGGCGGCTCCCCAGGTCGGGGTTCACAAGCAGCTCATCGTGATTGACATTCATCTGGATGAACCCAAGACCCCGCCGCTGGTGCTGATCAACCCCAGCATCACGCGCCAGAGCAGCAAAACCTGCGTGATTCAGGAGGGCTGTCTGAGCATTCCGGGCGTATTTCTGGACGTGACTCGCCCAGAAGAGGTTGAGGTGTCCTACAAAGACGAGATGGGCCGCCCGCAAAAGCTGGTGGCAAATGATCTGCTGGCGCGGGTCATTTTGCATGAAATGGATCACCTGAACGGCGTGATGTTTGTAGACCGTGTGGACAACGCCCTGGCGCTGAACCAAGAGCTAAGCAAGAATGGCTTTTCGGTGCAGGCTGTGAAGCCCGTTGCCTGA
- the pth gene encoding aminoacyl-tRNA hydrolase, whose product MGESRDVAIAPTPQLIVGLGNPGAKYDRTRHNVGFMLVDELARSWQINLADHKKFQGIFGEGTGPHRDKIRLLKPQTYMNLSGQSIRAVVDWYKLSPESVLVVYDDMDLPLGRLRLRLSGSPGGHNGMKSIISHLGTQNFPRLRIGIGKPKTVAPEDKDTVSHVLGQFSKAETEILTEVLRLCEAAIALSLQQSTEKAMSLYNNRIAGI is encoded by the coding sequence ATGGGCGAGTCTCGTGATGTGGCGATCGCCCCTACGCCTCAGCTCATTGTGGGTCTGGGCAATCCGGGCGCTAAGTATGACCGCACCCGGCACAATGTCGGATTTATGCTAGTGGACGAGCTAGCCCGCTCCTGGCAGATCAACCTGGCAGACCACAAAAAATTTCAGGGCATTTTTGGGGAAGGCACTGGCCCGCACCGTGACAAAATTCGACTGCTCAAGCCCCAGACCTACATGAACCTATCGGGTCAGTCGATTCGTGCGGTGGTGGATTGGTACAAGCTCTCGCCGGAGTCCGTGCTGGTGGTTTACGACGATATGGATTTGCCGCTGGGTCGGCTGCGGTTGCGGCTATCGGGTTCCCCAGGCGGACACAACGGCATGAAGTCCATCATTTCGCACCTGGGTACGCAAAATTTTCCGCGCCTCCGCATCGGTATCGGCAAGCCCAAAACCGTCGCCCCGGAAGACAAAGACACGGTTTCTCATGTGTTAGGGCAGTTTTCCAAGGCGGAAACAGAAATTTTGACCGAAGTGCTGCGGTTGTGCGAAGCGGCGATCGCCCTCAGCCTTCAGCAAAGCACCGAAAAAGCCATGAGCCTTTATAACAACCGGATAGCGGGCATCTAG
- a CDS encoding NADP-dependent isocitrate dehydrogenase — MYEKIIPPTEGSRITFENGEPQVPDNPIIPFIRGDGTGVDIWPAAQKVFDAAVAKAYGGQRQIVWFKVYAGDEACELYGTYQYLPEDTLAAIREYGVAIKGPLTTPVGGGIRSLNVALRQIFDLYACIRPCKYYAGTPSPHKTPEKLDVIIYRENTEDIYLGIEWKQGSEVGDRLIKILNEDLIPATPEHGKKRIPLDSGIGIKPISKTGSQRLVRRAIRHALRLPKNKQMVTLVHKGNIMKYTEGAFRDWGYELATSEFRAECITERESWILGNKEKNPDLSIEDNARMIDPGYDALTAEKKAQICDEVQSVLDAIWDTHGSGQWKDKIMVNDRIADSIFQQIQTRPDEYSILATMNLNGDYLSDAAAAVVGGLGMGPGANIGDSAAIFEATHGTAPKHAGLDRINPGSVILSGVMMLEYMGWQEAADLIKKGIGGAISAGEVTYDLARLMEPPVEPLKCSEFADAIIRHF; from the coding sequence ATGTATGAAAAGATTATTCCCCCGACCGAGGGTTCACGCATCACGTTTGAAAACGGTGAGCCACAGGTTCCTGACAACCCTATCATTCCCTTTATTCGAGGCGACGGCACAGGCGTAGACATTTGGCCCGCGGCTCAGAAGGTGTTTGATGCGGCCGTGGCAAAAGCCTACGGCGGGCAGCGCCAGATTGTCTGGTTCAAGGTGTATGCAGGCGATGAAGCTTGCGAACTCTACGGCACCTATCAATACCTGCCAGAAGATACGCTGGCGGCAATTCGAGAATATGGCGTGGCGATCAAGGGGCCGTTGACTACGCCCGTCGGCGGCGGCATTCGTTCGCTAAACGTCGCCCTGCGGCAAATTTTTGACCTGTACGCCTGCATTCGCCCGTGTAAATACTATGCAGGCACGCCCTCACCCCACAAAACGCCTGAAAAGCTGGATGTAATTATCTATCGGGAAAACACCGAAGATATCTACCTGGGCATTGAATGGAAGCAGGGCAGCGAAGTGGGCGATCGCCTCATCAAGATCCTCAATGAAGACCTGATTCCCGCCACCCCCGAACACGGCAAAAAACGCATCCCCCTGGATTCGGGCATTGGCATCAAGCCCATCAGCAAAACGGGTTCCCAGCGCCTCGTGCGCCGCGCCATCCGCCACGCCCTGCGCCTGCCCAAAAATAAGCAGATGGTGACGCTGGTTCACAAGGGCAACATCATGAAATACACCGAAGGCGCATTCCGCGATTGGGGCTACGAACTGGCCACCAGCGAGTTTCGCGCTGAGTGCATCACAGAACGGGAATCCTGGATTTTGGGCAACAAGGAGAAAAATCCCGACCTCAGCATCGAAGACAATGCCCGCATGATCGATCCGGGCTATGACGCGCTGACGGCGGAGAAAAAGGCGCAAATCTGCGACGAGGTACAATCCGTCCTCGATGCTATTTGGGACACCCACGGCAGCGGCCAGTGGAAAGACAAGATCATGGTCAACGACCGCATCGCCGACAGCATCTTTCAGCAAATCCAGACGCGCCCCGATGAATATTCCATCCTGGCGACGATGAACCTGAACGGCGACTATCTCTCTGACGCGGCAGCGGCTGTCGTCGGCGGGCTGGGTATGGGCCCCGGCGCGAACATTGGCGACTCTGCTGCCATCTTCGAGGCGACCCACGGCACCGCGCCCAAGCACGCAGGACTAGACCGCATTAACCCCGGCTCCGTCATCCTCTCTGGGGTGATGATGCTGGAATATATGGGCTGGCAGGAAGCGGCGGACCTGATTAAGAAAGGCATCGGCGGCGCGATCTCGGCCGGCGAAGTCACCTACGACCTGGCCCGACTGATGGAGCCACCCGTAGAGCCGCTGAAATGTTCTGAGTTTGCCGATGCCATCATCCGCCATTTCTAA
- a CDS encoding response regulator transcription factor, producing the protein MKRILIVDDDTTLRTALTRYLQNQGYLVQEAQSGLEGLTLFEQHPPDLVVSDVLMPEMDGLEFCRRLRASRTGQLVPFIFLSSRKEVDDRVQGHQMGADDYLAKPFEPKELVAKIEAQLERSRRVHSEIVRLMQQSVGVGTAGGDRPATQTPLPLTPAEEKVFAEVIQGYTNKQIGERLFVSPRTVQTHLSNILSKLELENRSQLIRYAYERGYRPPESTEE; encoded by the coding sequence ATGAAACGCATTTTGATCGTAGATGACGACACCACCTTGCGGACAGCACTCACCCGATACTTGCAAAATCAGGGCTACTTGGTGCAAGAAGCCCAGTCTGGGCTGGAAGGGTTGACCTTGTTTGAGCAGCATCCGCCCGATCTGGTGGTTTCGGATGTGCTGATGCCAGAGATGGACGGGCTGGAGTTTTGTCGCCGCCTGCGGGCCAGCCGCACGGGGCAACTCGTGCCTTTTATCTTTCTCTCTAGCCGCAAGGAAGTGGACGACCGGGTGCAGGGCCACCAGATGGGCGCAGACGACTATCTGGCAAAACCCTTCGAGCCGAAGGAGCTGGTCGCCAAGATTGAGGCCCAACTGGAGCGATCGCGCCGGGTTCACTCCGAAATTGTGCGGCTGATGCAGCAGTCGGTCGGTGTTGGCACTGCGGGGGGCGATCGCCCTGCTACGCAGACCCCGCTTCCCCTTACGCCAGCGGAGGAAAAGGTGTTTGCTGAAGTGATCCAGGGCTATACCAACAAGCAAATTGGCGAGCGTCTCTTCGTCAGCCCGCGCACGGTGCAGACCCATCTCAGCAATATTCTCAGCAAGCTGGAGCTAGAAAACCGCTCGCAGCTAATCCGCTATGCCTATGAGCGGGGATATCGGCCGCCGGAATCGACGGAAGAGTGA